A genomic stretch from Limnobacter thiooxidans includes:
- a CDS encoding TIGR01244 family sulfur transferase yields MSIRQLSDDVAVCGQITPNDLETIAELGFKTIVNNRPDHEMSGDFGRADIEAKAKSLGLAIHYLPMDVGQPPSQALLEEFNRILDAAEKPVLAYCRSGNRSGQIYMGASALR; encoded by the coding sequence ATGAGTATCAGGCAACTGAGTGACGATGTGGCCGTTTGCGGTCAAATCACCCCGAACGATCTGGAGACCATTGCAGAGCTGGGCTTTAAAACCATTGTGAACAATCGGCCCGACCATGAAATGTCGGGTGACTTCGGCCGCGCTGACATTGAGGCGAAGGCGAAAAGCCTGGGGTTGGCCATTCATTACCTGCCCATGGATGTGGGTCAGCCACCTTCCCAGGCTTTGCTGGAGGAATTCAACCGCATTCTTGACGCAGCAGAAAAACCGGTGCTGGCCTATTGCCGAAGTGGCAACCGTTCCGGGCAGATTTACATGGGTGCCAGCGCCTTGCGGTAA
- a CDS encoding SRPBCC family protein: MKFEHLVQINDPALPGVDWMTRQQLWFGLVARAWKPTRFILGLEDAQVMETGQQGTVTTLSRVLNYGPFQISDITELHEEERTETRIAANQFCGDSTLTISIEEPVEGELWLRFKYQVNDAPTSDGVPGASSSDMDEMRKQAYKAADIDTVQMIRELALAMPQHTPGQRKDH, from the coding sequence ATGAAATTTGAACATTTGGTGCAAATCAACGACCCGGCTTTGCCCGGTGTGGACTGGATGACTCGCCAGCAACTCTGGTTCGGCCTGGTCGCGCGGGCCTGGAAGCCCACCCGATTCATTCTGGGGCTTGAAGATGCGCAGGTCATGGAAACCGGCCAACAAGGCACAGTCACGACGCTTTCACGGGTATTGAACTATGGGCCTTTCCAGATATCTGACATCACTGAACTTCACGAGGAAGAGCGTACCGAAACACGAATTGCAGCGAATCAGTTTTGCGGCGACAGCACCCTGACCATTTCCATCGAAGAACCGGTTGAAGGTGAGCTGTGGCTCAGGTTCAAGTACCAGGTCAACGATGCGCCGACTTCAGACGGCGTGCCAGGTGCCTCATCCAGCGACATGGATGAGATGCGCAAGCAGGCCTACAAGGCTGCCGACATCGACACGGTTCAAATGATCCGGGAACTGGCCTTGGCCATGCCCCAGCACACCCCTGGCCAGCGGAAAGACCATTGA
- a CDS encoding RidA family protein has product MIDRQGTTKRYSDSTRFNGVVYLVEVPTLETGDIAAQTEDLLNNLDKVLAKAGTDKSRLLQVQVFLTDMTDYEGFNAVWEAWLPNGCAPSRACVEVKGLARKGWKVELVLTAAAA; this is encoded by the coding sequence GTGATAGATCGACAAGGTACTACAAAACGTTATTCCGATTCCACTCGCTTCAACGGCGTGGTTTACCTGGTTGAAGTGCCAACGCTTGAAACCGGTGACATCGCTGCACAAACCGAGGATTTGCTGAACAACCTGGACAAGGTTTTGGCCAAGGCGGGTACGGACAAAAGTCGCCTGCTTCAAGTACAGGTCTTTTTGACAGACATGACCGATTACGAGGGGTTCAATGCAGTGTGGGAGGCTTGGCTGCCCAATGGTTGCGCGCCTTCCCGAGCCTGTGTTGAGGTGAAAGGCTTGGCCCGAAAGGGATGGAAAGTGGAGTTGGTGTTGACCGCTGCAGCAGCCTGA
- a CDS encoding response regulator produces the protein MKPNFHSIKYPSLGTQLLGLGGGIVLLLALAFTWFNTQTQREELQDVFTKQARALAFNLAVSSSSHLLERDFSVIENLLLKTDGFEDLHSGTVLDPTGHILAQVIRDQESRRLKAHYNSQTMMLGTSPSISFKKSQNGKVKYLLVSEPVDSGGVIGMVALEFDLSSLQASQTELIQRNILLAIALIVPATFASWLFIRKVILELNSLTDFAQLMVNDEGISHKVSPSSRELAMLHTTLNWASGALARKNRALEEARVKADKSNDLKSQFVANMSHEIRTPLNGILGLTEITLGTTTLGDKPRRNLELIQLSADHLLRVVNDILDFSKIDANKLDIDPIPFALRANVQAMIKTVSSAYSKPNVKLVLEIAPEVPDHLHGDCARILQVLNNLLSNALKFTQQGVVTLNITLEESRGPSQPSDTARVHFSVRDSGMGISDAARSEIFKAFSQAEPGTARKYGGTGLGLTISQRLLELMNSGIDLWSEEGVGSEFSFTLALPVAHAPSPVNNDVAHNNMESVQLKDLPTPGMGQACDTLRILVAEDNMVNQAFISHVLTQLGISYRFADDGLAAVKAVEEETFDLVFMDMHMPNMGGLEACRTILTQPKHHKLPIVGLTADAIADTREACMAAGMKEYISKPFKRSDIENVLTRLNFKISPIPMQNFDHDRELLKTTMEMIVAEIPNLLEEIELRLQQAQWLDAKRALHTLKGHCKLIGEMDFASFLQGLENQLANSQSPAEQELSHLRVNIKALQHRLRMLSQ, from the coding sequence TTGAAGCCGAATTTCCACAGCATCAAGTACCCAAGCCTCGGCACCCAGCTACTGGGCCTTGGGGGCGGCATTGTGTTGCTGCTGGCGCTGGCATTCACTTGGTTCAACACCCAGACACAACGCGAAGAACTGCAGGACGTTTTTACCAAGCAGGCGCGTGCGTTGGCTTTCAACCTGGCTGTATCCAGCAGCAGCCATTTGCTGGAACGTGATTTCTCGGTAATCGAGAATCTGCTCTTGAAAACAGATGGTTTTGAAGACCTTCATTCGGGCACTGTACTGGATCCCACTGGACACATTCTGGCCCAGGTCATTCGAGACCAGGAAAGCAGGCGCCTTAAAGCACACTACAACTCGCAAACCATGATGCTGGGCACATCACCCAGCATCAGTTTCAAGAAATCTCAAAACGGAAAAGTGAAGTATCTCTTGGTGAGTGAACCGGTCGATTCGGGCGGTGTTATTGGCATGGTGGCGCTCGAATTCGATTTGTCTTCGTTGCAGGCCAGCCAGACTGAGTTGATTCAACGCAATATCCTGCTTGCCATCGCCCTGATTGTTCCCGCTACCTTTGCGTCGTGGCTATTCATACGCAAGGTCATTCTTGAATTGAACTCACTCACCGACTTTGCGCAATTGATGGTCAATGACGAGGGGATCAGCCACAAAGTGTCGCCCAGCTCCCGTGAACTGGCGATGTTGCACACAACATTGAACTGGGCCTCCGGGGCGCTTGCCCGCAAGAACAGGGCATTGGAGGAAGCCCGCGTGAAAGCAGACAAATCCAATGACCTGAAATCACAGTTTGTGGCGAACATGAGCCATGAAATTCGTACCCCCCTGAACGGCATTCTGGGGCTAACCGAAATTACACTGGGCACCACCACGCTAGGAGACAAACCCCGACGGAATCTGGAATTGATCCAGTTAAGTGCAGACCATTTGCTGCGGGTGGTGAACGACATTCTGGACTTCTCGAAAATTGATGCCAACAAGCTGGATATTGACCCGATACCTTTTGCGCTAAGGGCCAATGTGCAGGCCATGATCAAAACCGTGTCCAGCGCCTATTCCAAACCCAATGTCAAACTGGTGCTGGAAATTGCGCCCGAGGTACCCGACCACCTGCATGGCGATTGCGCACGAATTCTTCAGGTGTTGAACAACCTGCTCAGCAATGCGCTGAAGTTCACCCAGCAAGGTGTCGTGACGCTGAATATAACGCTTGAGGAATCAAGGGGCCCGAGTCAGCCTTCTGACACCGCACGTGTACATTTTTCGGTTCGGGACAGCGGGATGGGTATATCGGATGCAGCACGCTCGGAAATTTTCAAGGCATTCTCCCAGGCTGAACCTGGAACAGCCCGCAAATATGGCGGCACCGGGCTGGGTTTGACCATAAGCCAGCGTTTGCTGGAATTAATGAACAGCGGCATTGATTTGTGGTCTGAGGAAGGTGTGGGCAGTGAATTCAGTTTTACACTTGCGCTACCTGTGGCGCATGCGCCCAGTCCGGTCAACAACGATGTCGCTCACAACAACATGGAATCAGTACAACTCAAAGACCTGCCAACTCCCGGAATGGGACAAGCCTGTGACACCTTGAGAATTCTCGTGGCCGAAGACAACATGGTGAATCAGGCCTTCATTTCCCATGTGCTGACCCAACTGGGCATTTCCTACCGTTTTGCCGACGATGGCCTTGCTGCGGTGAAGGCCGTTGAAGAGGAAACTTTCGACCTGGTTTTCATGGACATGCACATGCCCAACATGGGCGGGCTGGAAGCGTGTAGAACCATCCTGACGCAACCCAAACATCACAAGCTGCCTATCGTGGGCCTGACTGCGGATGCGATTGCAGACACCCGTGAAGCCTGTATGGCAGCGGGCATGAAAGAATACATTTCCAAACCGTTCAAACGCAGCGACATCGAGAATGTACTGACCCGGCTGAATTTCAAGATTTCGCCCATCCCCATGCAGAATTTTGACCATGATCGGGAGCTGCTGAAGACCACGATGGAAATGATTGTGGCTGAAATTCCCAATCTGCTTGAGGAAATCGAGTTGCGTTTGCAACAGGCACAATGGCTTGATGCAAAACGGGCATTACACACCTTGAAAGGCCATTGCAAACTGATCGGTGAAATGGACTTCGCCAGTTTCCTGCAAGGACTTGAAAACCAACTTGCCAACAGCCAAAGCCCGGCAGAACAGGAATTGAGTCACTTGCGAGTCAACATCAAGGCCTTGCAACACCGGCTAAGGATGTTGAGTCAATAA
- a CDS encoding phosphate/phosphite/phosphonate ABC transporter substrate-binding protein: MNPFRRWSFGNMLWSIVTLFGLCSFNAAHSADNNSTLRLLVVPQFPATEINATWSKVLKGIESESLPKIELIFSKDITEFESMFLSGQADLIYCNPYHMVMAKKAQGYVPMIRDTKPMSGILISPKGGQFDNIRTLTDLNGKTLLFPSPNAFGASLYMRALLKREKGLNFVTRYVKTHPNVIRGVVRNEGQAGGMISATLLAEDPALREKVKVIYETPPTAPHPIAAHPRVDAVMREAISQALLNYLKQHNAEGADIQIANPIRAVYNRDYQPLELLGLEEFVSN, from the coding sequence ATGAACCCATTCAGACGTTGGTCATTCGGCAATATGCTTTGGAGTATTGTCACACTGTTTGGCCTGTGTAGTTTTAATGCGGCCCACAGTGCTGACAACAATTCAACGCTTCGCCTTCTTGTGGTCCCCCAGTTTCCGGCCACTGAAATAAATGCCACTTGGAGCAAAGTGCTTAAAGGCATTGAAAGCGAGAGCCTGCCCAAGATCGAGTTGATTTTCAGCAAAGACATTACTGAATTTGAATCGATGTTTTTGTCGGGGCAAGCCGATTTGATTTACTGCAATCCGTACCACATGGTGATGGCAAAAAAAGCACAGGGCTATGTTCCAATGATCCGTGACACCAAACCCATGAGCGGTATCCTGATCAGCCCAAAAGGGGGTCAGTTTGACAATATTCGCACCTTGACGGACCTCAACGGAAAAACCTTGCTGTTTCCATCACCCAATGCATTCGGTGCCTCTCTTTACATGCGGGCACTGCTCAAGCGTGAGAAGGGTTTGAACTTTGTAACCAGGTACGTTAAAACCCACCCGAACGTCATTCGGGGTGTGGTGCGAAATGAAGGCCAGGCCGGCGGCATGATCAGTGCGACGCTGCTGGCTGAAGACCCGGCCTTGCGTGAGAAGGTCAAAGTCATTTATGAAACTCCCCCCACTGCCCCGCATCCCATTGCTGCCCACCCCCGGGTGGACGCGGTAATGCGAGAAGCGATTTCACAGGCCCTTCTCAATTATCTGAAGCAACACAATGCAGAAGGAGCAGATATACAGATTGCAAATCCAATACGGGCCGTTTACAACCGGGATTACCAGCCACTCGAATTGCTGGGGCTTGAGGAATTTGTATCCAATTGA
- the murI gene encoding glutamate racemase: MAETNLNCQAVGVFDSGVGGLSVLAALLDHLPHERFDFVADERYLPYGDKPQHQISDRVLTLSHWLHNRGCKAMVMACNTATAAAAGQARATYANWPIVGMEPAVKPASLMTRTGVVGILATTNTVASARFKNLVERYEPLARVIAKPCPGLVELIETCPLPQTDIENLLEPLVHDLLNHQADVIVLGCTHYPFVAPIIARLAGPGVAVIETGLPVAKQLKARLDSEGLLVDGSVTQKQGNPVNDRVNFFTTGNPVAFKAKLLNLLGQEWADARIQALAV, from the coding sequence ATGGCTGAAACAAACCTGAACTGCCAGGCTGTAGGCGTGTTCGATTCCGGCGTGGGCGGACTTTCAGTGCTTGCTGCCTTGCTTGACCATTTGCCCCATGAACGCTTTGATTTTGTCGCCGATGAACGTTATCTGCCTTATGGTGACAAACCCCAGCATCAAATCTCGGACCGGGTCTTGACCCTGTCCCACTGGCTTCACAACAGGGGCTGTAAAGCCATGGTAATGGCCTGCAACACAGCCACTGCCGCTGCCGCGGGTCAAGCCAGGGCCACGTATGCCAATTGGCCGATTGTCGGCATGGAGCCCGCTGTTAAACCTGCCAGTTTAATGACACGCACGGGTGTGGTGGGTATTCTGGCCACAACCAACACGGTGGCCAGCGCGCGTTTTAAAAACCTGGTTGAGCGTTACGAGCCCTTGGCACGCGTTATTGCCAAGCCATGCCCCGGGCTTGTGGAGTTGATTGAAACTTGCCCTTTGCCACAGACTGACATCGAAAATCTGTTAGAACCCTTGGTGCATGATTTGTTGAACCACCAAGCCGATGTGATTGTTTTGGGGTGCACGCATTACCCGTTTGTAGCCCCGATCATTGCCCGTTTGGCAGGCCCGGGTGTGGCAGTTATTGAAACAGGTTTGCCTGTTGCCAAACAGTTGAAGGCGCGCCTGGATTCGGAAGGCTTGCTGGTCGATGGGTCTGTAACCCAAAAGCAGGGCAACCCTGTGAATGACCGGGTAAACTTTTTCACCACTGGCAACCCTGTGGCGTTCAAGGCCAAATTGCTGAATTTGTTGGGCCAAGAATGGGCTGATGCCCGTATTCAGGCTTTGGCTGTGTAG
- the rsmA gene encoding 16S rRNA (adenine(1518)-N(6)/adenine(1519)-N(6))-dimethyltransferase RsmA codes for MKHQARKRFGQHFLTDQSILSNLIGEMRPRPDDTLVEIGPGLGALTFWLLKAVNHLQVIEIDRDLAEKLRTGPWKDKLTVHEVDVLKFDFTQLEAPFRVVGNLPYNISSPILFTLLDFADKVIDQHFMLQKEVIDRMVAAPKTSDYGRLSVMLQAYYHMDHLFDVPPECFDPPPRVISAIVRMSPKPAQERAAIPHALFSKVVSTAFSQRRKMLRNTWNGVVPDHIAQEAGIALTARAEEISAAQFVDVAQRLSTYTAKA; via the coding sequence ATGAAACACCAAGCCAGAAAAAGATTCGGTCAGCACTTCCTGACCGATCAAAGTATTTTGTCCAACCTGATTGGTGAAATGCGTCCCCGCCCCGACGACACGCTGGTTGAAATCGGCCCCGGTTTGGGTGCCCTCACCTTCTGGTTGTTGAAAGCGGTCAATCACCTCCAGGTCATTGAAATTGACAGGGACCTTGCAGAAAAACTGCGCACGGGCCCCTGGAAAGACAAGCTGACCGTACATGAAGTGGATGTGCTGAAATTTGACTTCACGCAGCTTGAAGCACCGTTTCGCGTGGTGGGCAATCTGCCTTACAACATTTCTTCGCCCATACTTTTTACCCTGCTTGATTTTGCAGACAAGGTGATTGACCAGCACTTCATGTTGCAAAAGGAAGTGATTGACCGAATGGTGGCTGCGCCAAAAACCAGCGACTACGGGCGCTTGTCAGTGATGCTGCAAGCCTATTACCACATGGATCATTTGTTCGATGTGCCACCAGAATGTTTCGACCCTCCACCCCGTGTGATCTCGGCCATTGTCCGAATGTCACCCAAGCCGGCACAGGAAAGAGCAGCCATACCCCACGCCCTGTTCAGCAAAGTAGTCAGCACAGCGTTTTCACAACGGCGAAAAATGCTGCGTAACACCTGGAACGGGGTGGTACCTGACCACATCGCCCAAGAGGCGGGGATAGCACTGACCGCGCGTGCAGAGGAAATCTCGGCAGCCCAATTTGTAGACGTGGCGCAGCGGCTGTCGACCTACACAGCCAAAGCCTGA
- the pdxA gene encoding 4-hydroxythreonine-4-phosphate dehydrogenase PdxA, which translates to MNKSDLRPILITSGEPAGIGPELCALLAETDLAARLGRPLVVLGDIPLLTQRAKSAGMLPTWTQIGSLSNIELTPTCHVLHRALNVACVTGKPNPENAGYVLDLLNTACDASLNGLAAAMVTGPIQKSAISPHWPGFIGHTEYLAQRCGQNDVVMMLVGGHMKVALATTHIPLAKVSAAITQDSLTRTLQIMLKDLSTYWGKPKPVVLVAGLNPHAGESGDLGVEEINTISPVIQALQAQGHDVRGPFPADTLFQPKYLEQCDAVLAMYHDQGLPVLKHASFGQGVNISLGLPIVRTSVDHGTALDLAGTRNMDPSSLFEAIECAHHMDLCRRNAQ; encoded by the coding sequence ATGAACAAGTCTGACTTGCGCCCGATACTGATTACCAGCGGTGAACCCGCAGGCATCGGGCCAGAATTGTGTGCCCTGCTGGCTGAAACAGACCTGGCCGCGCGCCTGGGCAGGCCATTGGTAGTTCTTGGCGATATACCTCTGTTGACGCAAAGGGCAAAATCGGCCGGAATGTTGCCAACATGGACCCAGATCGGGTCTCTGAGTAACATCGAATTGACACCAACATGCCATGTGCTTCACCGGGCGCTGAATGTGGCCTGTGTAACGGGAAAACCCAATCCGGAGAATGCAGGCTATGTGCTGGACTTGTTGAATACCGCTTGCGATGCAAGCTTGAACGGCTTGGCGGCCGCCATGGTGACTGGCCCCATACAGAAATCGGCAATCAGCCCGCACTGGCCTGGTTTTATAGGCCACACCGAATACCTGGCACAGCGCTGTGGCCAGAATGATGTGGTCATGATGCTGGTAGGCGGCCACATGAAAGTGGCATTGGCCACAACCCACATTCCGCTGGCAAAAGTATCTGCTGCCATTACACAGGATTCGTTGACCCGTACCTTGCAAATCATGTTGAAAGACCTGTCGACTTACTGGGGCAAACCCAAGCCTGTGGTGCTCGTGGCGGGTCTCAACCCGCACGCCGGGGAATCTGGTGATTTGGGGGTGGAAGAAATCAACACCATTTCACCTGTCATTCAAGCCTTGCAAGCACAGGGGCATGATGTTCGCGGTCCTTTTCCGGCTGACACCCTTTTTCAACCCAAGTATCTAGAACAATGCGACGCCGTGCTGGCCATGTACCACGACCAGGGATTGCCCGTGCTGAAACATGCCAGTTTTGGTCAAGGCGTGAATATTTCACTGGGTCTGCCCATTGTTCGCACCTCGGTAGACCATGGAACGGCGCTTGATTTGGCAGGCACACGCAATATGGATCCCAGCAGCCTGTTTGAAGCCATAGAATGCGCTCACCACATGGACCTTTGTCGCAGGAACGCGCAATGA
- a CDS encoding peptidylprolyl isomerase, with the protein MKQIQHWLFAATTLATLGLAQAQGLKNPTPKAPSGKLSAELGASNDTSGSSAIDGIVAVVNTDIITRSELNRQVALIERQMTRRGAPLPDRTELRKQVLDRMVLDRAQLQKAEQLGIRIEEAQIEAAMARVADQNGLSLEDFLARLKDEGVSPARFREEVRSEITLGRLREREVESRIQVSDAEIQGFLAARTKGAVATNQPEVNWIQILVKVPADANAGVIGQARAKVEVVEKALKAGKSAEDILKSNPELKLDGTGQMGWSGFDSVPSLFSEFLSKGQLDAVQTVRSPNGFHVLKVLGRREGGPALDSTPVTQTRARHILIRPGPDVSEAEAKRRLNFALEQLRGGTANFETLAKQYSQDGSASKGGDLGWLYPGDTVPEFEREMNQLGTGEVSPVFQSRFGFHIIQVAERRQQAASEERQRQAARQAIRTNKSEESYQEWLRQLRDATFIEIRL; encoded by the coding sequence ATGAAGCAAATTCAACACTGGTTATTCGCAGCCACTACACTGGCCACCTTGGGACTTGCACAGGCACAAGGTCTGAAAAACCCAACGCCCAAAGCTCCTTCCGGCAAGCTCAGCGCTGAACTCGGCGCCAGCAACGACACATCGGGATCGTCAGCCATAGACGGCATTGTGGCTGTGGTCAACACCGACATCATCACCCGCAGCGAGCTGAATCGACAGGTTGCGCTGATTGAACGGCAAATGACTCGCCGGGGTGCTCCGCTGCCCGACCGCACCGAACTGCGCAAGCAAGTACTTGACCGCATGGTGCTTGATCGGGCTCAGTTGCAAAAAGCTGAACAGCTCGGCATTCGAATTGAAGAGGCCCAAATTGAAGCAGCCATGGCGCGTGTGGCCGACCAAAATGGCTTGTCACTCGAAGACTTTCTGGCCCGACTGAAAGACGAAGGTGTTTCGCCAGCCCGGTTCCGCGAAGAAGTGAGAAGCGAAATTACCCTGGGTCGATTGAGGGAACGCGAGGTGGAATCGAGAATTCAGGTCTCCGACGCCGAAATTCAAGGCTTCCTGGCGGCCCGCACCAAGGGAGCAGTTGCCACCAACCAACCCGAAGTCAACTGGATACAGATTCTGGTGAAAGTTCCCGCTGATGCCAATGCGGGTGTAATTGGGCAGGCCCGCGCCAAAGTTGAGGTTGTTGAAAAAGCCTTGAAAGCGGGCAAAAGTGCCGAAGATATCCTGAAGAGCAACCCCGAACTCAAGCTGGACGGAACAGGTCAAATGGGCTGGTCGGGCTTTGACAGTGTACCTTCCCTGTTTTCCGAATTTCTGTCCAAAGGCCAGCTCGACGCAGTTCAAACCGTGCGCAGTCCGAATGGGTTTCACGTCCTGAAGGTGTTGGGTCGCCGTGAGGGAGGCCCAGCCCTGGATTCCACGCCGGTTACACAAACACGGGCTCGCCACATTCTGATTCGCCCAGGCCCCGATGTTTCCGAAGCGGAAGCCAAGCGACGCCTGAACTTTGCGCTGGAACAACTGCGTGGTGGTACAGCCAACTTTGAAACACTGGCCAAACAGTACTCTCAAGATGGTTCGGCCTCCAAGGGTGGTGATTTGGGTTGGCTTTACCCGGGCGATACAGTGCCTGAATTCGAGCGCGAGATGAATCAATTGGGAACAGGTGAAGTCAGCCCTGTTTTTCAAAGCCGATTCGGATTCCACATTATTCAGGTGGCCGAGCGCAGACAACAGGCCGCCTCTGAAGAACGCCAGCGCCAAGCTGCACGCCAGGCCATACGAACCAACAAGTCCGAAGAAAGCTACCAGGAATGGCTGCGCCAGTTGCGCGACGCCACTTTCATTGAAATACGGCTTTAA
- a CDS encoding LPS-assembly protein LptD produces MPTRPTAIALALWCLGAPVFAQTPGQAPATAEAPTKLRIDGGLLGVRSPIPEDEATYISADRLYGNNAEETFLEGNVEIRRKKLRLSSDAINYSPITDRATAKGNLVIEQESMLLKAPEGSVKLGTGESQMKNATFELRDIKGKGRADRMQYDGISSLTLENPNYTVCEVPNAGAADQGDWYITADSLEIDQASEVGRARGAKVVFQDVPILGVPYFSFPTSDRRKSGFLPPSFGTVSNSGLEVTVPYYLNIAPDKDLTLFPKVISGRGYQLGTQGRYLTPNNEGEIKYDFLPSDEKTGTDRSALSLLHKFEKGPFYAGVNFNQVSDDNYFVDFSRTQAVASQRVLVQEGFLSYRQKNWSANVRTVAHQTLQLFNDVIAEPYDRLPEATVELTPTRIGDANAFVSVSGQYTDFARPSSAPARVEGSRGVTRARVFMPIQRSEFSFTPALSVQSTNYDLKGQATGLPGGPSSVIPTVSLDSTVYFDRKTSFFGRKVNQTLEPRIFYLYTPFKDQSDQPIFDTTVTDQSLSRIFAENRYSGLDRVGDANQLTLAVTSRFYDEKSSEELFSVTGGQRLNLTASRVILQGFEAPTTSDSDFFANARGRISGSVFLDATTQLNAESGRHERGNISLSYAPSIGKQLNLGYRYTRAQIDQFDISGQWPISDRWSGVGRLNYSMLDNRLIEGVAGLEYGEGCWAVRVIAQRFATAPQLETTSLFVQLELTGLGRLGSNPADLLSRKVPGYTPFSTSQATQ; encoded by the coding sequence GTGCCCACCCGCCCCACCGCCATCGCACTGGCGTTGTGGTGCCTTGGTGCACCCGTGTTTGCACAAACGCCTGGTCAGGCCCCCGCGACAGCGGAAGCCCCTACCAAGCTTCGAATCGATGGCGGGCTTCTGGGTGTTCGCTCCCCAATACCCGAGGACGAGGCTACCTACATTTCGGCTGACAGGCTTTACGGCAACAATGCGGAAGAAACATTTCTCGAGGGCAATGTTGAAATTCGCCGCAAAAAACTGCGCTTAAGCAGCGATGCGATCAATTATTCGCCAATTACCGACCGCGCCACAGCCAAAGGCAACCTTGTGATTGAGCAGGAAAGCATGCTGCTCAAGGCACCCGAGGGTTCGGTGAAGTTGGGTACTGGTGAAAGCCAGATGAAAAATGCAACCTTCGAACTGAGAGACATCAAGGGCAAAGGTCGGGCAGACCGAATGCAATACGACGGCATTTCCAGCCTCACCCTTGAGAACCCGAACTACACGGTGTGCGAGGTGCCCAATGCGGGTGCGGCAGATCAAGGTGACTGGTACATCACCGCCGACTCGCTTGAAATCGACCAAGCCTCGGAAGTGGGTCGGGCACGGGGTGCCAAGGTGGTGTTTCAGGATGTACCCATTTTAGGCGTACCTTACTTTTCCTTTCCCACCTCGGACCGTCGCAAGAGCGGCTTTTTGCCCCCCTCCTTCGGGACGGTCTCCAACAGTGGGTTGGAGGTCACGGTTCCCTATTACCTGAATATCGCACCTGACAAAGACCTCACGCTGTTTCCCAAAGTCATTTCCGGACGCGGCTACCAGTTGGGTACACAAGGTCGGTACCTGACTCCCAACAACGAAGGCGAAATAAAATACGACTTTTTGCCCAGCGACGAGAAAACCGGTACGGATCGATCTGCCCTGTCGCTATTGCACAAGTTCGAGAAAGGCCCCTTTTATGCCGGGGTCAACTTCAACCAGGTTTCAGACGACAATTATTTTGTAGATTTTTCAAGAACGCAGGCTGTGGCCTCGCAAAGGGTGCTGGTGCAGGAAGGATTCTTGTCCTATCGGCAAAAAAACTGGAGCGCCAATGTTCGAACAGTGGCACACCAAACTCTGCAACTGTTCAACGATGTCATCGCCGAGCCCTATGACCGACTGCCGGAAGCTACAGTCGAGTTGACCCCAACGCGAATTGGCGATGCCAATGCGTTCGTATCGGTTTCAGGCCAATACACGGACTTCGCACGCCCTAGTTCTGCACCCGCGCGGGTTGAGGGCTCTCGGGGAGTCACCAGGGCCCGTGTGTTCATGCCCATTCAACGTTCCGAGTTCTCATTCACACCGGCGTTGTCGGTGCAAAGCACAAACTACGACTTGAAAGGCCAAGCCACCGGCTTGCCTGGGGGGCCGAGCAGTGTGATCCCCACTGTTTCGCTAGACAGTACAGTGTACTTTGACCGCAAAACCAGCTTTTTTGGTCGAAAGGTGAATCAAACCCTGGAACCGCGTATTTTCTATTTGTACACGCCATTCAAGGACCAGTCTGACCAGCCAATTTTTGACACCACGGTCACTGACCAAAGTCTGAGCCGCATTTTTGCTGAAAACCGCTACTCGGGTCTGGACCGTGTGGGCGACGCCAATCAATTGACACTGGCGGTTACGAGTCGTTTTTACGATGAAAAATCCAGCGAAGAGCTGTTCAGCGTCACTGGTGGCCAACGCTTGAACCTCACAGCATCGCGCGTTATCTTGCAAGGCTTTGAAGCGCCAACCACCAGCGACTCCGACTTTTTTGCCAATGCACGGGGTCGAATCAGCGGCTCAGTATTCCTGGACGCAACAACCCAGTTGAATGCGGAAAGCGGTCGCCACGAACGCGGAAACATATCACTCAGCTATGCGCCATCCATTGGCAAACAGTTGAACCTGGGCTACCGTTACACCCGTGCTCAGATCGACCAGTTCGATATCTCGGGCCAATGGCCCATCTCCGATCGCTGGAGCGGTGTCGGTCGTCTAAACTACTCGATGCTCGACAATCGTTTGATTGAAGGTGTTGCCGGCCTTGAATACGGTGAAGGTTGCTGGGCGGTGCGGGTCATCGCACAACGATTTGCCACCGCCCCCCAACTGGAAACAACCTCGCTGTTTGTACAACTGGAACTCACCGGACTGGGCCGACTGGGCTCAAACCCGGCTGACCTGCTGTCGAGAAAGGTACCTGGGTACACACCATTCTCGACCTCACAAGCCACCCAATAA